Below is a genomic region from Paenibacillus rhizovicinus.
GCAGCAGAAACGACAAAAGCCGCGCTTCCCGGCTTGGAAGCGCAGCTATATCATTCTAGTTGAAAAGCGGCAAAATTAGAAAGGAAACCAGGAAGGAAACCAAGAAGGAGACCAGGAAGGAAACCAGTTTCTTTAGCTTGCTGCTGTCGTCAGAGATTCGAACGACGCAATCGCATCATCAAAGCTCAAGAAGCGATCTTTGTCCGCTTGGTATTGCTCTTCCGCCTGGTCCGTCTTGCCTTGCTTGCGGAGAACGACGACCTCCAGCGCGGCTGCTCTGCTTGCCATTGCAACATCATCGGTGTAATCCCCGGTGCTTACGATCGTAAGCGCGTCCTCGTCTCGCCCCAGCAGATAGGCTGCGATCGCGCCATAATAGGCAGCCGCGGGCTCCATGCGCAGTCCCCTGCCGTTAAAGGCATGCCAGTCCGACTCCGGCATGCGAGCGTGAAACTCCGCCACTGCCAGACGGTTGCGCTCATAGTGCTGGAGCGCGCTTTGCAGCCCGTACTGCCGGGCCGAGCTGTCCGAAGCCAACAGCGCGGCATTCACTCGAAGCCGCTCCGCTTCGCCGTACAGGGCAGCGTTGAAGCGATCCAGCCCCAAGGCTTGCTCCGTCAGCCGAATCGCTTGATTCGCGTCGGCAATCTGATAATAGACCGCCGCGCACTTCTGCAGCAGCGAGGCGTTATGCGGCTCGAGTGCGATCGCTCTGCGCAGCGCACGGTCTGCGGCGGCCGCATCGTCCTTGTTGCCATTCTCGGTTATATAGCGTACGGCAAAGGCGCCCGCAAGCTGAAGCTCGCGAACGGCTTGAAAACGGTCGAGCGCGTTCGCCCGCTTCAGAATGGCAATCGCTTCGTCCGTGCTCGCGCGATCGGTTAGCTGCGCGTAAACCGTGTTTGCGGTTATCGATAGCGACGCGATACCGAAGGATGCCAGCGCTAGCAGCGCGAATGCGAGACTGGCGGCACGATGCCGCCACCGCGGGATCGCGGGCGCTGCTGCCGCTTGTGACTCGCGCGCTTCCGCAGGCAGCGCCGCCGCGATCAGCCAGATCAGCAGCAGCCATACATAGCCGAAGGAGAGGTCGAAATCCGTCAGGCTGTGCAGCAGCACGAGCAGCAGCCCCGTCATCGCCGCCAGCGGCAGCGGATCCGCCTTGCCGCGCTTCCACTGACGGGCTAAGGCGATCAGTACCGCTGCCATCATGGCAGCGAATGCCGCCAGCCCGATTGTACCGGCGGACACGAGCCATTCCACCCAGCCATTGTGGATTTCGCCCGACTCATAGGGCGTCTGCTGCACTTGCGTGAACAGGATGCGCCAGCTGCCCCAGCCGTGGCCGAACAGCGGCGAGGTGCGCACGAGGGCCATCGCATCCTGCAGCATGATGAGCCGCTCGCGCAGCGTATCGGTTTGCGCAAGCGCGGCGATGCTTTGCTTCCACGATGCGGGCAGACTCGCGTACAGCAGGCCATGCCGCATCAGATCCAGCGCGGCCAGCGCCGCGAGCAGCAGCGCGCCTGCCGGCACGGCCAGCCGCGCATGAGGGCGCGCGGCCAATCGCGCGAAGCGCGGACTTGCGGCGGCGAAGGCCGCGATCGCGCGCGCCGCGGCTGCGCCGAGCCCGGCGGCGATCAGCGAAGCCGCCGCCAGCACGAGCGGCGCGGCTGCGGAAGGGGCCGCCGCCATTGTCTCTTGCGGCGGCAGGAGCAGCGCCGCCGCGAAGGCGCAGCCCAGCGCGGCGAGCGCTGCCGCCGCCAGCGCAAGCTGGCGCGCCAGCGGCAGCAGCACGCTGGCGATGAGCAAGGCCGCCGCCAGCGCGAGCATTGCGCCGCGCGACTGCGACAGCAGCAAGCCGCTTGCGTGCACGCCAAGCGGCGCGGCTTGCAGCAGCATCCCTAAGCTGCGCCGTTTTCGCGCTCCGCTTGTTTGTGCATGGCCTGTTCGCGCTCCGCTTGTTTGCGCACCGCCTAATTCCCCCCTGCCCGTTTGCCCTTTCCCAACAAGCAGCAGCAGCGACACGAGCAGCAGCAGCGCGGACACCCCGCCGAACGTATTCGGATATTGCAGCGCGCCGGCCATTCGCCCGGCCACTACCGTGCCGGCTGAAGGAAGCCAGCCTGCATAGCCGAGCCAAGCAGCAATCCCGAGCGCCGCCCCGGAAGCTTGTACGATCGCAAGCATGAGCGCGCGGGCATTCGGAACCCGCGTTCTGACCTGGCGCAGCAGCAGGAAGATGCAGCCATAGGTCGTGAAACGCACGATTTGATCCAATGTCGCTTTAACACTCTCGGCGTGAACCAGCGAAATAGCCAAAACAGCCGGAAGCAGCAGCGCGAGCGCCGCCCGCTTGCCCCCGCCGCCTCGTACCCGCAGTTCTCCCTTCCGTAGCGCGACAGCCGAAACAACGGCATAGAGTCCCGTCGCAACAACCGCGATACTATAGAAGTCCTTATCGAAAAACAGTCCCTGCATAAAGCCGCCAACCATTAATAAAGCCGACAACACGATAACAATGATGACATTCACGAAGCTTCGCTCCCACATTCTGGTCTTTTTGCACTATAGCATAGGAGCCTGTCCATACTCTACTGCCATTTGCGAGCCACGGGTCCCCCGACGCGAAAAAAAGCCCCGAAGCTCAGGAAAATCCCAAGCCCGGGGCCTTCTTATCCTTAAAACCCATTCTCGCGGAAGAAATTCAAGCTCAGCTTCGCGCTCTCCAGCGACGAATTCTGGAACTGCTCTTGTTCCACGATGAAATACTCGATGCCGACCTGCTCGGCGATTGCGAGCACGCCTTTCAAGTCAACGACGCCGCTTCCGACTTCCGTATCGCTGCGGCCTACGCCGAAATCTTTAAAATGCGCCAAAGGTACTCGGCCCGCATAACGCGTTACGTAATCAACCGGCTTCTGGCCGCCCATATGCACCCAACCCAGATCGAATTCGGCAATCAGGTAATCCGCCGAAACTTTCTCGAGCAGCCAGTCGATGACCGGTTTGCCGTCTACTTGCTTGAATTCGAAATCGTGGTTGTGGTAACCGTATTTGAGTCCTGCCGCGGTCACTTGCTTGCCTGCGGCTTCCAGGATGCCGGCCAGTTTATTGACGTCGTCCATCGTCGGATTTTCCGGCAGCGGCGCCCAAGGCGTTACGATATACTTCAGGCCCAGCTCTTTGGCATACTCGATTTGCTTGTCCAGGTCGGTAGCGATCTTCTCCGGCTCGCCGAAGTTCAGTCCGACATGCGCCGAAGGCGCTTCCAATTTAAGCTCGTCTAGCAGCGCTTTGAGTTCGTTCGCCGGCGTATTATGATACCCCGCGAATTCAACTGCCGTGTAACCCATCTCCGCTACTTTGCGAATCGTGCCCAGAAAATCCTTCTCCGTTTGATCACGAAGCGTGTACAATTGCAAGCTAACTACCGGTTTTGCCACAATATCCACCTCGAATAATGAGTATAGTCTGCCATGACATAATAAAAAGAGGAGAGCTGCAGGTCCTTGCGCCCCGCTTCTCTCCCCTAATTATAGCTGTCCCCCAAGGCGAAACTACCGTACCTTGTGGGACATTCTTTTGCATTTTTGGCTTTCGCCCTCAGCTGCACCTGCAACCAAAGCTTATGCTCCCGATGTAGTTTTGCTAGGGGATGCCGGAATGATCCGGCAATCCAATCCCGCAAACCTTTTATTTAAAGTTTTTCAGGTTGTAGAACGCGCTTTTGCCTGCATACAGCGCCGTGGAGCCCAGTTGGTCTTCAATGCGAAGCAATTGGTTGTATTTCGCAACGCGGTCCGTACGGGACGGAGCGCCTGTTTTGATTTGGCCAGCGTTAGTCGCAACCGCGATGTCCGCGATCGTGCTGTCTTCGGACTCGCCGGAACGGTGGGAGATAACAGCCGTGTAACCAGCGCGTTTTGCCATTTCGATCGCGTCGAATGTTTCTGTAAGCGAACCGATTTGGTTAACTTTAACGAGGATGGAGTTACCTACGCCCTTCTCGATACCGTCGGACAGACGCTCCGTGTTCGTTACGAACAGATCGTCGCCAACGAGTTGGACTTTGCCGCCCAGTTTGTCGGTAAGCAGCTTCCAACCTTCCCAGTCGTCTTCGGAGCAGCCGTCTTCGATCGTGATGATCGGGTATTTATCAACCCAAGAAGCGAGCAGGTCCACGAACTCGGCGGACGTGAACGAACGGCCTTCGCCTTCGAGGTGGTATTTGCCGTCTTTGTAGAATTCCGTGGACGCAACGTCCATACCGAGGAATACGTCTTCGCCCGGCTTGTAGCCAGCGCGCTCGATAGCGGAGATGATCGTCGTGATTGCTTCTTCGTTCGAACCAAGGTTCGGTGCGAAGCCGCCTTCGTCGCCGACAGCCGTGTTCAGGCCTTTGTCTTTCAGAACCGATTTCAGGTTGTGGAAGATTTCAGCGCCGATGCGAAGCGCTTCTTTGAAGCTTTCTGCGCCGACTGGCAGAACCATGAACTCTTGAACGTCGATGTTGTTGTCCGCGTGCTCGCCGCCGTTAACGATGTTCATCATTGGTACTGGCAGTGTTTTCGCGTTGAATCCGCCCAGGTACGTGTACAGAGGTACATCAAGCGCGTCGGCAGCTGCGCGTGCGCAAGCCATCGATACGGCAAGAATCGCGTTTGCACCCAGGTTGCCTTTGTTGTGCGTGCCGTCCAGTTGAATCATTTTACGGTCGATCAGCACTTGGTCCAGCGCGTCCAGGCCGATGATTTCTGGTGCGATGATCGTGTTTACGTTCTCGACGGCTTTCAGAACGCCTTTGCCGAGGTAACGGGATTTGTCGCCGTCGCGAAGCTCGACTGCTTCGTAAGCGCCAGTGGAAGCACCGGATGGTACGATAGCGCGGCCTTTGCCGCCGGACTCCAGCATAACTTCGACTTCAACTGTAGGGTTACCGCGGGAATCAAGCACTTCACGTGCATATACGTCAGTAATGATAGACATGAACGAAACACTCCTTTAAAATTTATCGTTTTGTTTGCGGCCGGACGCGCCGATCGCGGCACAGTCCGACCGGACTTAATCGTTATCGATTGTACTGTATCTCTTAAGCTTGAACAAGCGACTTGCCGGTCATTTCTTCCGGCTGGCTCAGACCTGCAAAATGCAGGATCGTCGGAGCGATGTCCGCCAGAATGCCGCCTTCGCGCAGCGCGCCGACTTTCTTCGTCACGATGAACGGAACCGGATTCGTCGTGTGGGCCGTGAATGGACGGCCGCTCTCGTCGATTACCATATCCGCGTTGCCGTGGTCCGCCGTAATCAGGCAAACGCCGCCTTTGGCAAGCACCGCTTCTACGACTTGTCCGAGGCAAGCATCCGTTGCTTCGACTGCCTTGATGGTTGGCTCCAGCATGCCGGAGTGGCCGACCATGTCGGGGTTGGCGAAGTTCAGGATAATCACGTCTTGACGGTCGGCTTCGATTTCTTTCACCGCTGCCGCCGCAACGTCATACGCGCTCATTTCCGGCTTCAGGTCGTAAGTCGCTACCTTCGGCGATGGAATGAGAATGCGCGTTTCGCCCGGAAGCTCGTGATCGCGTCCGCCGCTGAAGAAGAACGTCACGTGCGGATACTTCTCGGTTTCGGCAATGCGAAGCTGGCGTTTGTTGTTCTGCACGAGAACCTCGCCCAATGTGTTGTCCAGGTTCTTCGGTGAATACGCAACATACCCGCCTACCGTTTCACTGAACAGCGTCAGGCAGACGAAATACAGGTTCTGCGGCGCTTTCGGCCCGCGGTCGAAACCGCGGAAATCCTCGTTCGTGAATACTTGCGACAGCTGGATCGCGCGATCGGGACGGAAGTTGAAGAACACGACCGCATCTTCCGATTCTACGACGCCTACCGGACTGCCGTCTTCTTTTACGATAACCGTCGGCATGACGAACTCGTCGAATACCGATTTCTCGTACGATTCCGTTACCGCTTTGATCGGATCCGTATATTTCGGGCCGTCGCCATACACCATCGCGCGGTACGATTTCTCGGTGCGCTCCCAGCGTTTGTCGCGATCCATTGCAAAATAGCGGCCTTGCACGGTCGCAATGCGGCCAACGCCGATTTCTTGAATCTTCGCCGTCAGCTGCTCCAGGTAGCCCTTCGCGCTGTCAGGGGAGACGTCGCGGCCGTCGAGGAATGCATGGATGTACACGTCGTCCAGCTCTTCCTTCTTCGCCAGTTCCAGCAGCGCGAACAAATGCGCGATGTGGCTGTGAACGCCGCCGTCAGACAGCAGCCCGTACAGGTGAAGCTTCTTGCCGTTTGTTTTCGCATGGCGAACCGCGCCAAGCAAAGTCTCGTTGTCGAAAAACTCGCCGTCGCGGATGGACTTGCTGATGCGGGTCAAATCCTGGTATACGATTCGTCCTGCGCCGATGTTCAGGTGCCCAACCTCAGAGTTTCCCATTTGGCCTTCCGGCAAACCTACCGCTTCGCCGCTCGCCGTGAGCGTCGTGTGCGGGTAGGTCGCCCAATAACGGTCGTAGTTCGGCTTATTCGCTTGCGCGACCGCGTTGCCCGTCACGTCATTGCGAAGGCCGAAGCCGTCCAAGATAATCAGCGCTACCGGTGCCGTCATTTACTTCGCCCCCTCGACTAGCTGAATGAAGGAAGCAGGCTCAAGGCTCGCTCCGCCTACCAAGGCGCCGTCGATGTTGGATTGACCCATATATTCGCTAACATTGTTCGGTTTCACGCTGCCGCCGTATTGAATGCGGACCGCATTTGCCGTCGCTGCGTCGTACAGACCCGCGATAACGTCGCGGATGAACGCGATAACGTCTTCCGCGTCAGCCGAAGTCGACGATTTGCCTGTGCCAATCGCCCAGATCGGTTCGTAAGCGACAACGACTTCAGCCGCTTGCTCTGCGGACAGGCCTTGGAAAGCCGCTTCCGTTTGCACTTTGCAAACATCCTTCGTTTGCTCGGCTTCGCGCTCTTCCAGCTTCTCGCCTACGCAAACGATCGGCGTCAAGCCATGCTTGAATGCCGCATGGACTTTCTTGTTCACGATCGCATCCGATTCCGCGAAATAAGCACGGCGCTCGGAGTGGCCGATGATCACATAGTTCACGCCAAGATCTTTCAGCATCACGCCGCTGATTTCACCCGTGTACGCGCCGTTGTCCTCGAAGTGGACGTTTTGCGCGCCGATGGAGATCGTCGTGCCTTTCGCCGCTTCAACGAGCGCCGGCAGCGTCGTGAACGGTGCGCAGATGACCGTTTCAACGCCGTCTACTTCTGCTTTGCCTTTCACGTCCGCGAAGAATGCAGTCGCTTCGGAAACGGTTTTGAACATTTTCCAGTTACCCGCAATAATCGGTTTACGCATTGTCATTATCGCTCCTTCTGCTTGCTTACTTATTACTTATTTGATTCTTGCTTATTTATCGTTCAATGCAACGACGCCCGGAAGCGCTTTGCCTTCCATGAATTCCAGCGATGCGCCGCCGCCCGTGGAGATGTGATCCATTTTGTCGGCCAGGTGGAACTTCTCGGCTGCCGCAGCGGAGTCGCCGCCGCCGATAACCGTGTAGCCCGCAGTTTCGGCACAAGCTTGTGCTACAGCGCGCGTACCGTGGGAGAACGGCTCGATTTCGAATACGCCCATCGGTCCGTTCCAAACGACCAGTTTGGATTCTTTAATGACGTTCGCATAGAGTTCACGCGTTTTCGGTCCGATGTCAATGCCTTCCCAGTCAGCAGGGATGCCGTCGACATCAACGATTTGCGTGTTCGCTTTCGCGCTGAACTCGTCCGTAATGACGATATCGACCGGCAGCAGGAATTGCTTGCCAAGCGACTTCGCTTTCTCGATGAACTCAAGCGCCAGGTCCAGCTTGGAGTTGTCGCACAGCGATTGGCCGATTTCATGGCCTTGCGCTTTGAAGAACGTGTAGGACAGGCCGCCGCCGATGATGATGTTGTCGGCGATCTCGATCATTTTGTTGATGACGTCGATTTTGTCCTTCACTTTGGAACCGCCAACGATCGCCGTAAACGGACGCTCAGGTTTAAGCAGCGCTTTTCCCAGTACGTCGAGCTCTTTCTCCATCAACAGACCCGATACGGCCGGCAGGTAGTGAGCGATGCCTTCCGTCGATGCGTGCGCACGGTGAGCGGCGCCGAATGCGTCGTTAACGAACAGGTCGGCCAGCTCGGCAAAAGCTTTCGCCAATTCCGGATCGTTCTTCTCTTCGCCCGCGTAGAAACGAACGTTTTCAAGCAACAGCACGTCGCCGGCGTTCAGCTCGGCCACTTTCGCTTGAACCGCTTCTCCGACCGCTTCGTCGGTTTTAACGACAGGCTTGCCCAGCAGCTCGGACAGACGCTCGCCGGCTTTCGTCAAACGCAATTCTTCCACGACTTGACCGTTAGGACGACCCAGGTGGCTCGCCAAAATCACTTTCGCGCCGTTCTCGATCAGATAATTGATGGTAGGCAGCGTTTCGCGGATACGTTTGTCGTCCGTAATCGCTCCGTTTTCCATCGGCACATTAAAATCCACACGAACAAATACACGTTTGCCTGCCACTTCTACGTCGCGCACACTTTTCTTGTTCATTAGCAGAAATCCTCCCGAGTACCCAAGCCGCCATAAGGCGGAAAAAAGGTCAAAGTATATTTTAAATTCTCCAAGCTATCCATTCCGCAAGCGCGGATCTATATCTATGTGTAGTGATGCCGCAGGCATCATGCTCGTATCATTGTGGTGCCGCAGGCATCATGCCCTGCCGGGTTCCAGCAGGGAACCGCCATACGCCCTTCCAAGCATCAGCGAAGCGCCGATGCGGCCTCTCAGCCTCTCGAACGGCCCAGAAGTCTCTTGACCTGCCAGTTGCACAGGAGCGCCAAAATGGAAGCTTACGCCCCCGCGGAGCCCCGCAGGGCGGAGCAACAAGGGCGTATGGCGGGTCCCCGTAAACCACCGCGAAGGAGCTACCAAGGCAGCTCCTTCGCCAAACATCGGGTGTCCAGAGGGGGACCCTCGGAATCCCCCTTTGCAAGGGGGACTTAGGGGGATGGTCTCCTCTTACAGACCTTTCGACGCGATATATGCAGCCAGATCAACAACGCGGTTCGAGTAGCCCCACTCGTTGTCGTACCAAGAAATCACTTTAACCATGTTGCCTTCAACTACCATGGTCGACAGTGCGTCGATCGTGGAGGAAGCAGGGTCGCCATTGTAGTCGCTCGATACAAGCGGCTCTTCGGAGTAGTTCAAGATGCCTTTAAGCGAAGTGTTAGCAGCATCTTTCAGCGCAGCGTTAACTTCTTCAACCGTAACGTTAACTTTCAGTTCAGCAACCAGGTCAGTTACGGAAACGTTAGGCGTAGGAACGCGCATAGCCATGCCGTTCAATTTGCCTTTCAGCTCAGGCAGTACAAGGGATACTGCTTTTGCAGCGCCTGTCGAAGAAGGAATGATGTTTTCTGCGGCAGCGCGAGCACGGCGCAGGTCTTTATGAGGAACGTCAAGTACGGATTGGTCGTTAGTGTACGAGTGAATCGTAGTCATCATGCCTTTAACGATACCGAATTTGTCGTTAAGCACTTTTGCGAATGGAGCCAGGCAGTTCGTTGTGCAAGATGCGTTGGAGATAACTGTGTGAGCAGCTGCATCGTATTTGTCTTCGTTAACGCCCATTACGATCGTGATGTCTTCGTTGGAAGCTGGTGCGGAGATGATTACTTTCTTCGCGCCGCCTTTCAAGTGAAGCTCGGCTTTTTCTTTCGCTGTGAAGATACCTGTGGATTCAACAACGATTTCAGCGCCTACGGATGCCCATGGAAGGTTCTCAGGGTTGCGTTCAGCAAAAACTTTGATTTCGCGGCCGTTCACGATCAGCGCGCCTTCTTTAGCTTCAACCGTACCATTCAGTTGACCATGAGTCGTGTCGTACTTAAGCAGGTGAGCCAGTGTGTTAGTGTCTGTCAAATCGTTAACAGCCACGATTTCAACATTCGGGTTGTTCAATGCTGCACGGAACACGTTACGACCGATACGACCAAATCCGTTAATACCAACTTTTACCATTTTTGTTTCCTCCTAGGCATAATTTCATTTATTTCAAGACGTAGATCGCGGACAGCCGGCGGGCCGCCTTCGACTCGTCATGATAACAATTCTGTTCTTACTGTTCTAAGTGTTCGTAGTCTCGCAATCAATCCGGGTTATTATCAATGATCGCCGCGATTTCAAGCGCAGCAGACTCATCCGTTACCAGTACGTCATCATGACCGAAACGCATGACGGCGGCAATGGCTTCGCCTTTGCTCCTTCCGCCCGCGATCGCGATGACGACCTCGGTATCCATAATGTCTTCCAGCCGCAAGCCTGCGGTGAGCATCTTATGGACAACGGCTCCGTTCCGGTCGAAATAATACCCGAACGACTCGGCTAGCGCCCCTTCGGCTTCCATGGCATTCACGACGGAATCGTCCACGCGTCTGCGCCGGGCCATTACCATAGCGTCCCCGATGCCATGAATGACGATGCGGGCTTTGCGAATCACTTCGACGATTTCGCGCACGTTCGGCTCCTGCATCAGGGAGGTATAAGCTTCTTCACCTAAATGATCAGGCACATGAAGCATCCGGTATTGCGCACCCGTCCGTTTCGCCATAGTGGAGGCAATCGTGTTGGCCTGGTAATCCAAGCTTTCTCCTAATCCCCCTCGAGCCGGAACGAACCAGTTCCCTCTGAGCGGGGTCTGAGATGTCAGTTGGTTCGCCACTTGGGCAAGCGTCGTTCCGCCTGTGACGGCGACGACATCGTTGTTGCCCATGGCCTTCCGAAGCACGGAGCAGCCGGCTTTGCCAAGCTCGCGCCTTGTGACAGGCGATTCATCCGAATCTCCCGGTACGATGACCACTTGCTGCAAGCCGAAATGCCTGCGGATTTTCTCTTCCAGCTCGGATAAGCCGAACATGGCTTTGTAGAACGGCTCCATCTCTTCGAGCAAGCGTCTTCCCGCTTCACTGATTCGCATGCCCGCGGCATCGATGATCAGCAGCTCCTGCGCCTTCAGGAAATCCGTTTCCGCTCGGAGTACGCGCTCCGTCATCTCCAGCGATGCGGCAAGAGAACGGCGGCCGATCATATCCGAGAGCATGACCTGGCGGAGGATTAGATACCTTTTGCGCATGACGACAAGCAAATCCGGCAGAAGCTGTTGTTGCATGGCGATAAGAGCGTGCATTATTCAACATCCACTCCTGTTGCAGAAGAGCTGGGTCAATTCGTTGGGACGAAAACGCTAGGGACGTAAATCGTCCCGCCTGATCGTTTTAAGTCCCACCACTATTGTAACCCATTCGATGGAAGGGAGCAAGGTCGGTTTGCTGAATGAAACCGATTACCGACACGATTTACACAAAATTATTTCTCAACCCATGCTTGCTTTTCTAATCGTTATCCTCTATAATCATATTTGCTGTCACAATGCGCCCGTGGTCCAATGGATATGACGTAGGCCTCCGGAGCCTGAGATCGAGGTTCAATTCCTCGCGGGCGCGCCATTAACTTCTATGCATGCTTCAACTACATACAGAGCAAGGGTCTTCCGATTATCGGGAGGCCCTTTTTTCATGCCTCTCTGCTCCCGCCACCTCAACAAGCATCTCCAAATCCGACCCAACGTAACCTTCCGGCCGCACAGGTTTATCGAGCTTCCTCTGCCAGCATGACCGCATTGTATCGCCCATGAGATTCAGGTACTGCGGGCCTTTGCCTGATAATTTGACCTTCTTTGACTTTTGTTTATTTTTCCGCTATGATGGGTTTACACGTTTCACCATCATAACAACCATTACCTTTTTAGGAGGGAATTAAAATGGAATCGATGAATTTCGTACCAATGGTTATCGAGCAGAGCAATCGCGGAGAGCGTGCTTACGACATTTACTCCCGTTTGCTGAAGGATCGCATTGTATTCCTTGGCACGCCCGTCAACGACATGGTCGCCAACTCCATTATCGCGCAGCTGTTGTTCCTTGCGGCCGACGATCCCGACAAAGATATCTCACTCTACATTAACAGTCCTGGCGGTTCGGTCTCGGCAGGTCTCGCTATATTCGATACGATGAATTTCATCAAGCCCGAAGTCTCGACGATCTGCGTCGGTATGGCCGCTTCCATGGGGGCTTTCCTTCTGGCCGCAGGCGCCAAAGGCAAACGTTATGCCCTGCCTAACAGCGAGGTAATGATCCATCAGCCGCTCGGCGGCGCGCAAGGCCAAGCCAGCGACATCGAAATTCGCGCGAAGCACATTCTCAAAACGCGCGATACGCTGAATCGCATTCTTGTAGAGCGCACCGGCCAATCGCTTGAGAAAATCGAGCGCGACACCGACCGCGACTACTTCATGTCCGCAGCGGAAGCCGCAGCCTACGGTCTCGTCGACAAAGTCATCGAGAAGCTGTAAGAACGGTTCTACTCGCAAGCAAAGAGCGTTAATCCTTCCTGGATTAACGCTCTTTTATTTTTGTCGGCGGAACCGGAGTTTCAATTAACATACATTCGACGTTTTGTCAACTATCATTCAACCCGCCGAATGCTTAGGGACGCTACTCTCGAACCATGTTAATATGTACTAAATGATTCCATATCCACCTCGAGTTAGGTTCTCGTATTTGTAAATATATGTTGTTTTGAAATCTATAAAACGGAGTTGCACACGCATGAAACTTACGAATCCATTCGCAAGCGTGCGAAATTTCATTCGATCCAACCACACAAGCACTTCCTATACACCTTATGCGCCTGCGTTCGAATCGAATCTCCAACACGCTTCCACGCATGAACCCGATACCCACAACTTGTTTTTGCCGATGCAGGACAGGTCGTTGTTGCTGCGTCCGCTCAGCGATACTCACTTGATGGAAGTTTATCAAGAAGCGAAGGCCATGCAGCTGTCCGAAGAATTTATCGCCTTGATCGAACATGCCATCGAGCAGCGCGGATTGAGCATCGACGATGAACGCCAATCACTAGCCTAGACCGACTCAGACGCCATCATAAGCATTACGCATAATCAGAGATAGACCGCGCCGTTCGCAAACGGCGCGGTCTATTCTTTCTCTGGCGCTCTTCACCATACAGTGCTCTGTAAGAAAAGGCAGACCCATCTCCTGACCGGAGACTGGTCTGCCTTTATTAATTACTG
It encodes:
- the gap gene encoding type I glyceraldehyde-3-phosphate dehydrogenase — encoded protein: MVKVGINGFGRIGRNVFRAALNNPNVEIVAVNDLTDTNTLAHLLKYDTTHGQLNGTVEAKEGALIVNGREIKVFAERNPENLPWASVGAEIVVESTGIFTAKEKAELHLKGGAKKVIISAPASNEDITIVMGVNEDKYDAAAHTVISNASCTTNCLAPFAKVLNDKFGIVKGMMTTIHSYTNDQSVLDVPHKDLRRARAAAENIIPSSTGAAKAVSLVLPELKGKLNGMAMRVPTPNVSVTDLVAELKVNVTVEEVNAALKDAANTSLKGILNYSEEPLVSSDYNGDPASSTIDALSTMVVEGNMVKVISWYDNEWGYSNRVVDLAAYIASKGL
- a CDS encoding phosphoglycerate kinase; this translates as MNKKSVRDVEVAGKRVFVRVDFNVPMENGAITDDKRIRETLPTINYLIENGAKVILASHLGRPNGQVVEELRLTKAGERLSELLGKPVVKTDEAVGEAVQAKVAELNAGDVLLLENVRFYAGEEKNDPELAKAFAELADLFVNDAFGAAHRAHASTEGIAHYLPAVSGLLMEKELDVLGKALLKPERPFTAIVGGSKVKDKIDVINKMIEIADNIIIGGGLSYTFFKAQGHEIGQSLCDNSKLDLALEFIEKAKSLGKQFLLPVDIVITDEFSAKANTQIVDVDGIPADWEGIDIGPKTRELYANVIKESKLVVWNGPMGVFEIEPFSHGTRAVAQACAETAGYTVIGGGDSAAAAEKFHLADKMDHISTGGGASLEFMEGKALPGVVALNDK
- the sda gene encoding sporulation histidine kinase inhibitor Sda, producing MKLTNPFASVRNFIRSNHTSTSYTPYAPAFESNLQHASTHEPDTHNLFLPMQDRSLLLRPLSDTHLMEVYQEAKAMQLSEEFIALIEHAIEQRGLSIDDERQSLA
- a CDS encoding sugar-binding transcriptional regulator codes for the protein MHALIAMQQQLLPDLLVVMRKRYLILRQVMLSDMIGRRSLAASLEMTERVLRAETDFLKAQELLIIDAAGMRISEAGRRLLEEMEPFYKAMFGLSELEEKIRRHFGLQQVVIVPGDSDESPVTRRELGKAGCSVLRKAMGNNDVVAVTGGTTLAQVANQLTSQTPLRGNWFVPARGGLGESLDYQANTIASTMAKRTGAQYRMLHVPDHLGEEAYTSLMQEPNVREIVEVIRKARIVIHGIGDAMVMARRRRVDDSVVNAMEAEGALAESFGYYFDRNGAVVHKMLTAGLRLEDIMDTEVVIAIAGGRSKGEAIAAVMRFGHDDVLVTDESAALEIAAIIDNNPD
- the clpP gene encoding ATP-dependent Clp endopeptidase proteolytic subunit ClpP; its protein translation is MNFVPMVIEQSNRGERAYDIYSRLLKDRIVFLGTPVNDMVANSIIAQLLFLAADDPDKDISLYINSPGGSVSAGLAIFDTMNFIKPEVSTICVGMAASMGAFLLAAGAKGKRYALPNSEVMIHQPLGGAQGQASDIEIRAKHILKTRDTLNRILVERTGQSLEKIERDTDRDYFMSAAEAAAYGLVDKVIEKL